Proteins co-encoded in one Brassica oleracea var. oleracea cultivar TO1000 chromosome C4, BOL, whole genome shotgun sequence genomic window:
- the LOC106336892 gene encoding uncharacterized protein LOC106336892 yields MRSLRLRGGGFLRINRDLKSGKCSSAVEARLLRFWEAKNVKRGGELMWVDLLLIDVNSTMMQATIYANRLSRFRSKLAAGTMFTISGFDVTRCAQNFRLTDSPLMIRFNDSTAFDELTKPVSPLPEEGFRFRDHSELIGLANTNAHLPDIVGEITAVKINVSGTPGEKSRLMATIKLDKDSTVTLSLFESQAETFHKRLEDMHGDPKVVVATSINPKMIGGGLFLNATSGTHVYFDKETKAGEYYFYKLVARDNGVSSAAPLLKGYAKVETLTISELTSFVASAQPQDIDFVCTGKVVRLDVDKGWCYVACAKCSKKLQRTVSALECLRCNNPNAVGVLRYRLELAIADSTAEGTFVCFDGVMTKLHNLRASEAGQMLAAEGENPVGATVYQ; encoded by the exons ATGCGATCCTTGCGTCTCAGAGGCGGTGGGTTTCTGCGTATAAATAGAG ACCTCAAGTCCGGCAAGTGCTCATCCGCTGTTGAAGCTCGGCTTCTGCGGTTCTGGGAGGCGAAAAATGTCAAACGCGGTGGGGAGCTGATGTGGGTCGACTTGCTCTTGATTGACGTCAAC TCGACAATGATGCAGGCCACCATCTATGCTAACCGCCTTTCAAGGTTCCGTTCCAAACTCGCCGCCGGGACGATGTTCACCATCTCTGGATTTGATGTGACTCGATGTGCTCAGAATTTCAGACTTACCGACTCTCCTCTGATGATCCGGTTCAATGATTCCACCGCCTTTGATGAGCTAACCAAGCCGGTTAGTCCATTACCTGAAGAAGGATTCCGGTTCCGTGATCACTCCGAATTGATTGGTCTAGCCAACACGAATGCACATCTACCAG ACATTGTAGGTGAGATCACTGCAGTGAAGATTAATGTGAGTGGTACTCCTGGAGAAAAGAGTCGACTCATGGCAACCATCAAACTGGATAA GGATTCAACGGTCACCTTAAGTCTCTTTGAAAGTCAAGCTGAGACTTTTCACAAAAGGCTTGAGGATATGCATGGTGACCCCAAAGTTGTTGTTGCAACCAGCATTAATCCAAAGATGATTGGAGGTGGTTTGTTCTTAAATGCAACATCTGGAACACATGTCTACTTTGACAAGGAGACTAAGGCAGGGGAGTACTACTTCTATAAATTGGTCGCTAGGGACAATGGAGTCTCATCTGCTGCACCATTGCTGAAAGGATATGCAAAGGTGGAGACCTTGACCATATCGGAACTTACAAGTTTTGTCGCCTCTGCTCAACCACAG GACATTGACTTTGTCTGCACCGGGAAAGTGGTTCGACTGGACGTGGACAAGGGATGGTGTTACGTTGCATGCGCTAAATGCAGTAAAAAATTGCAGCGTACAGTCTCTGCTTTGGAGTGTTTGCGATGTAATAATCCCAATGCTGTCGGAGTTCTTCG TTACCGTCTGGAGTTGGCAATCGCTGATAGCACTGCTGAAGGTACATTCGTGTGTTTTGATGGTGTGATGACTAAGCTGCATAATCTCCGAGCAAGTGAGGCCGGTCAGATGTTG GCGGCAGAAGGAGAGAATCCCGTGGGTGCCACCGTTTATCAATGA